From Oryza sativa Japonica Group chromosome 4, ASM3414082v1, one genomic window encodes:
- the LOC107280499 gene encoding uncharacterized protein isoform X1, producing the protein MEEDRSWMYNGRRKRNQVSADWILKTTDFLDRAFSRDTSGDGVMCPCNYCNNTRPQTRDTMMKHLFKHGFRPEYTVWVYHGESDSDPTRDDVLRQRTFDEDGDAEVHRMDDMVDDVRDAHISVEEEEPEPIARAFYEMLTASNQSLHAHTEVSQLDAITRLLAVKSQFSISIAGFDALLNVFGALLPQGHKLPLNLYEAKKFLSALTMPYEKIDVCPKYCMLFREENSEKTHCDKCGESRYVEVQNSYGEKKQLNIPMKVLRYIPFIPRLQRLYMSEPQAKQMTWHKYGHRYHPNKIVHTADAEAWKQFDRDFSEFASDARNVRIAIATDGFNPFGMGAASYTCWPVFVIPLNLPPGVCMQKHNMFLSLIIPGPDYPGKKISMYMEPLVDDLLHAWEHGVQTYDRATKQNFNMRVSYLFSFHDLPAYGIFCGWCVHGKMPCPVCMEVLKGRRLKFGGKYSFFDCHRQFLPHGHIFRNDPNSFLANTTVTTEPPHRFKTEEVHVRLQRLQPAANGEGFEGYGEDHNWTHIPGLWRLPYFHKLVLPHNIDVMHNEKNVAEAIFNTCFDIPEKTKDNVKARLDQAILCNRPDLNMIRRQTSGQWLKPRADFCLNRTQKKEILEWFQTLKFPDGYGSNLRRGVNFKKMRINGLKSHDYHIMMERLLPVMFRGYFQPYLWEVIAELSFFYRKLCAKEVDPIELESMELQVPVLLCKLEMIFPSGFFNPMQHLILHLPYEARMGGPVQYRWMYPGERDQKDLKSKVKNRARVEASIAEAYILDEIANFTTIYFADQVYTVHNPVPRYNVTVESRECSLSLFSIKGDSTSRGVTRHLTEVEWEAAMLYVLTNLPEVDDYVGKFLHEEWSRRGEPTRQQKENLLRNGARNGCPNFVTWFYQQSLIDMNMNDDLKQVAKGCHTRVKTYSIYDVNGYRFRTNKYEKERPNATTINSGLVTIGQGENSDITDYYGYIKEIIELSFHGDSELTLVLFNCHWFDPAQTRYTPQYGLVEVAHSSTLAVYEPFVVAHQATQVYYIPYPCKSVPALIDWWVVYKVQPTGKIAAPVDKDYDFLPNNDNVHYFQEDGLQGTFVVDLMEGLHNVSEATTRDAEGIVNDKDLQLLNGSNVLQQDESDSSEFDEDEEEGPIIDEYF; encoded by the exons ATGGAAGAGGATCGCAGTTGGATGTACAATGGACGTAGAAAGCGTAATCAGGTTAGTGCTGATTGGATTTTAAAGACTACAGATTTTTTAGATCGGGCATTCAGTAGGGACACAAGTGGTGATGGTGTTATGTGCCCATGTAACTATTGCAACAATACACGGCCCCAAACAAGGGATACAATGATGAAACATCTTTTTAAGCATGGGTTTAGGCCGGAGTACACTGTGTGGGTTTACCATGGCGAGTCTGACTCAGACCCTACACGCGATGATGTGCTCCGGCAACGTACTTTTGATGAAGATGGGGATGCTGAGGTTCATCGGATGGATGACATGGTAGATGATGTGCGTGATGCACATATATCAGTTGAGGAGGAAGAACCGGAACCTATAGCACGAGCTTTTTATGAAATGTTGACTGCATCAAATCAATCTCTCCATGCACACACAGAAGTATCTCAACTAGATGCCATCACACGGTTACTAGCAGTGAAGTCTCAATTTTCCATATCCATTGCAGGGTTTGATGCATTGTTGAATGTGTTTGGTGCTCTCCTTCCACAAGGCCACAAGCTACCTCTCAATTTATATGAGGCTAAGAAATTTCTAAGTGCACTGACCATGCCATATGAGAAAATAGATGTATGCCCAAAATATTGCATGCTCTTTAGAGAGGAAAATTCAGAGAAGACCCATTGTGACAAGTGTGGTGAGAGTAGATATGTGGAGGTGCAGAACAGCTATGGTGAAAAGAAGCAACTAAATATTCCAATGAAAGTCCTTCGTTATATACCATTCATCCCAAGACTTCAACGGTTATACATGTCTGAACCACAAGCCAAGCAAATGACTTGGCACAAGTATGGCCATAGGTACCATCCTAACAAGATAGTACACACCGCTGATGCTGAAGCATGGAAGCAATTTGATCGCGACTTTTCGGAATTTGCATCAGACGCTCGGAATGTTAGGATTGCAATAGCAACAGATGGGTTTAATCCATTTGGTATGGGTGCTGCCTCCTACACCTGCTGGCCTGTGTTTGTCATCCCTCTCAACCTTCCACCTGGTGTTTGCATGCAGAAACACAACATGTTCCTTAGTTTGATTATCCCTGGACCTGATTATCCCGGCAAGAAAATTAGTATGTACATGGAGCCTCTAGTTGATGACCTACTCCATGCCTGGGAGCATGGTGTGCAGACATATGATCGGGCCACTAAACAGAATTTTAACATGCGGGTGTCATATTTATTCTCGTTCCATGATCTTCCAGCCTATGGGATATTTTGTGGGTGGTGTGTACATGGTAAGATGCCATGTCCAGTCTGTATGGAGGTGCTTAAAGGAAGACGGCTGAAGTTTGGTGGAAAGTACTCCTTCTTTGATTGCCATAGACAATTCCTTCCTCATGGTCACATTTTTAGAAATGACCCAAACTCTTTTCTTGCAAATACTACTGTTACGACTGAACCACCTCATCGGTTCAAAACTGAAGAGGTTCATGTTCGCTTGCAACGTCTGCAACCTGCTGCCAATGGAGAGGGGTTTGAAGGTTACGGTGAGGATCACAATTGGACACACATTCCAGGCTTGTGGAGGCTCCCATACTTCCATAAATTAGTACTTCCTCATAACATTGATGTCATGCACAATGAAAAAAATGTTGCTGAGGCAATATTTAACACTTGTTTCGATATACCAGAGAAAACGAAGGATAATGTGAAGGCTCGACTTGATCAAGCAATACTCTGTAACCGACCTGATCTTAACATGATCCGGAGGCAAACATCTGGGCAGTGGTTGAAGCCAAGAGCTGATTTTTGTTTGAATAGGACTCAaaagaaggaaatattagaatgGTTTCAAACACTCAAATTCCCTGATGGGTATGGATCAAACCTAAGGAGAGGAGTGAACTTCAAAAAGATGCGAATCAATGGGTTAAAAAGCCATGACTACCACATAATGATGGAACGCCTTTTACCAGTCATGTTCCGTGGCTACTTTCAACCTTATTTGTGGGAAGTGATAGCGGAGTTGAGCTTCTTTTATCGTAAATTGTGTGCAAAAGAGGTAGATCCAATTGAGCTTGAAAGCATGGAACTTCAAGTGCCTGTTTTGCTTTGTAAGTTAGAAATGATCTTTCCATCCGGATTTTTTAATCCAATGCAGCATCTAATTCTTCACCTACCATACGAAGCAAGGATGGGAGGGCCAGTACAGTACCGATGGATGTATCCAGGTGAAAGAGACCAAAAGGATCTTAAGAGCAAAGTAAAAAACCGAGCTCGTGTTGAAGCATCTATAGCAGAAGCATATATACTAGATGAAATCGCAAACTTCACAACCATATACTTTGCTGATCAAGTGTACACAGTTCACAATCCAGTCCCTCGGTACAATGTTACTGTTGAGTCGAGAGAATGCTCACTTAGCCTCTTCTCTATTAAGGGTGATTCTACTAGCCGAGGAGTCACTAGACACTTAACTGAAGTGGAGTGGGAGGCTGCCATGTTGTACGTCCTCACAAACCTGCCTGAAGTGGATGACTACGTTGG GAAATTCTTACATGAGGAGTGGAGTAGACGAGGCGAGCCAACAAGACAGCAAAAGGAGAACCTCTTACGGAATGGTGCTAGGAATGGTTGTCCTAATTTCGTAACCTGGTTCTACCAACAA AGTCTTATAGACATGAATATGAATGATGATCTGAAGCAAGTAGCTAAAGGATGCCATACTAGAGTGAAGACCTATAGTATTTATGATGTGAATGGCTATCGATTCCGTACAAATAAATATGAGAAGGAGAGGCCAAATGCAACCACCATAAATAGTGGCTTGGTGACAATAGGACAAGGAGAAAATAGTGATATCACTGATTATTATGGCTACATCAAAGAAATAATTGAACTTAGTTTTCATGGTGATAGTGAACTCACTCTTGTGCTTTTCAACTGCCATTGGTTTGACCCTGCCCAAACAAGGTACACCCCACAGTATGGTTTAGTGGAAGTTGCCCATTCATCAACACTTGCAGTGTATGAGCCATTTGTTGTAGCTCATCAAGCCACACAAGTTTATTACATACCATACCCATGCAAATCTGTACCAGCCCTGATCGATTGGTGGGTAGTTTACAAGGTTCAGCCAACTGGAAAAATAGCAGCCCCTGTGGATAAGGACTACGACTTTCTTCCCAACAATGATAATGTCCATTATTTCcaagaagatggtctccaaggCACTTTTGTAGTTGATCTTATGGAAGGACTCCATAATGTTTCTGAAGCCACCACTAGAGATGCCGAAGGCATTGTCAATGACAAGGACTTGCAGCTTCTAAATGGATCCAATGTGCTACAACAAGATGAATCTGATAGTTCTGAGTTTGAtgaagatgaggaggagggcCCCATCATTGATGAATATTTCTAA
- the LOC107280499 gene encoding uncharacterized protein isoform X2 — protein MPYEKIDVCPKYCMLFREENSEKTHCDKCGESRYVEVQNSYGEKKQLNIPMKVLRYIPFIPRLQRLYMSEPQAKQMTWHKYGHRYHPNKIVHTADAEAWKQFDRDFSEFASDARNVRIAIATDGFNPFGMGAASYTCWPVFVIPLNLPPGVCMQKHNMFLSLIIPGPDYPGKKISMYMEPLVDDLLHAWEHGVQTYDRATKQNFNMRVSYLFSFHDLPAYGIFCGWCVHGKMPCPVCMEVLKGRRLKFGGKYSFFDCHRQFLPHGHIFRNDPNSFLANTTVTTEPPHRFKTEEVHVRLQRLQPAANGEGFEGYGEDHNWTHIPGLWRLPYFHKLVLPHNIDVMHNEKNVAEAIFNTCFDIPEKTKDNVKARLDQAILCNRPDLNMIRRQTSGQWLKPRADFCLNRTQKKEILEWFQTLKFPDGYGSNLRRGVNFKKMRINGLKSHDYHIMMERLLPVMFRGYFQPYLWEVIAELSFFYRKLCAKEVDPIELESMELQVPVLLCKLEMIFPSGFFNPMQHLILHLPYEARMGGPVQYRWMYPGERDQKDLKSKVKNRARVEASIAEAYILDEIANFTTIYFADQVYTVHNPVPRYNVTVESRECSLSLFSIKGDSTSRGVTRHLTEVEWEAAMLYVLTNLPEVDDYVGKFLHEEWSRRGEPTRQQKENLLRNGARNGCPNFVTWFYQQSLIDMNMNDDLKQVAKGCHTRVKTYSIYDVNGYRFRTNKYEKERPNATTINSGLVTIGQGENSDITDYYGYIKEIIELSFHGDSELTLVLFNCHWFDPAQTRYTPQYGLVEVAHSSTLAVYEPFVVAHQATQVYYIPYPCKSVPALIDWWVVYKVQPTGKIAAPVDKDYDFLPNNDNVHYFQEDGLQGTFVVDLMEGLHNVSEATTRDAEGIVNDKDLQLLNGSNVLQQDESDSSEFDEDEEEGPIIDEYF, from the exons ATGCCATATGAGAAAATAGATGTATGCCCAAAATATTGCATGCTCTTTAGAGAGGAAAATTCAGAGAAGACCCATTGTGACAAGTGTGGTGAGAGTAGATATGTGGAGGTGCAGAACAGCTATGGTGAAAAGAAGCAACTAAATATTCCAATGAAAGTCCTTCGTTATATACCATTCATCCCAAGACTTCAACGGTTATACATGTCTGAACCACAAGCCAAGCAAATGACTTGGCACAAGTATGGCCATAGGTACCATCCTAACAAGATAGTACACACCGCTGATGCTGAAGCATGGAAGCAATTTGATCGCGACTTTTCGGAATTTGCATCAGACGCTCGGAATGTTAGGATTGCAATAGCAACAGATGGGTTTAATCCATTTGGTATGGGTGCTGCCTCCTACACCTGCTGGCCTGTGTTTGTCATCCCTCTCAACCTTCCACCTGGTGTTTGCATGCAGAAACACAACATGTTCCTTAGTTTGATTATCCCTGGACCTGATTATCCCGGCAAGAAAATTAGTATGTACATGGAGCCTCTAGTTGATGACCTACTCCATGCCTGGGAGCATGGTGTGCAGACATATGATCGGGCCACTAAACAGAATTTTAACATGCGGGTGTCATATTTATTCTCGTTCCATGATCTTCCAGCCTATGGGATATTTTGTGGGTGGTGTGTACATGGTAAGATGCCATGTCCAGTCTGTATGGAGGTGCTTAAAGGAAGACGGCTGAAGTTTGGTGGAAAGTACTCCTTCTTTGATTGCCATAGACAATTCCTTCCTCATGGTCACATTTTTAGAAATGACCCAAACTCTTTTCTTGCAAATACTACTGTTACGACTGAACCACCTCATCGGTTCAAAACTGAAGAGGTTCATGTTCGCTTGCAACGTCTGCAACCTGCTGCCAATGGAGAGGGGTTTGAAGGTTACGGTGAGGATCACAATTGGACACACATTCCAGGCTTGTGGAGGCTCCCATACTTCCATAAATTAGTACTTCCTCATAACATTGATGTCATGCACAATGAAAAAAATGTTGCTGAGGCAATATTTAACACTTGTTTCGATATACCAGAGAAAACGAAGGATAATGTGAAGGCTCGACTTGATCAAGCAATACTCTGTAACCGACCTGATCTTAACATGATCCGGAGGCAAACATCTGGGCAGTGGTTGAAGCCAAGAGCTGATTTTTGTTTGAATAGGACTCAaaagaaggaaatattagaatgGTTTCAAACACTCAAATTCCCTGATGGGTATGGATCAAACCTAAGGAGAGGAGTGAACTTCAAAAAGATGCGAATCAATGGGTTAAAAAGCCATGACTACCACATAATGATGGAACGCCTTTTACCAGTCATGTTCCGTGGCTACTTTCAACCTTATTTGTGGGAAGTGATAGCGGAGTTGAGCTTCTTTTATCGTAAATTGTGTGCAAAAGAGGTAGATCCAATTGAGCTTGAAAGCATGGAACTTCAAGTGCCTGTTTTGCTTTGTAAGTTAGAAATGATCTTTCCATCCGGATTTTTTAATCCAATGCAGCATCTAATTCTTCACCTACCATACGAAGCAAGGATGGGAGGGCCAGTACAGTACCGATGGATGTATCCAGGTGAAAGAGACCAAAAGGATCTTAAGAGCAAAGTAAAAAACCGAGCTCGTGTTGAAGCATCTATAGCAGAAGCATATATACTAGATGAAATCGCAAACTTCACAACCATATACTTTGCTGATCAAGTGTACACAGTTCACAATCCAGTCCCTCGGTACAATGTTACTGTTGAGTCGAGAGAATGCTCACTTAGCCTCTTCTCTATTAAGGGTGATTCTACTAGCCGAGGAGTCACTAGACACTTAACTGAAGTGGAGTGGGAGGCTGCCATGTTGTACGTCCTCACAAACCTGCCTGAAGTGGATGACTACGTTGG GAAATTCTTACATGAGGAGTGGAGTAGACGAGGCGAGCCAACAAGACAGCAAAAGGAGAACCTCTTACGGAATGGTGCTAGGAATGGTTGTCCTAATTTCGTAACCTGGTTCTACCAACAA AGTCTTATAGACATGAATATGAATGATGATCTGAAGCAAGTAGCTAAAGGATGCCATACTAGAGTGAAGACCTATAGTATTTATGATGTGAATGGCTATCGATTCCGTACAAATAAATATGAGAAGGAGAGGCCAAATGCAACCACCATAAATAGTGGCTTGGTGACAATAGGACAAGGAGAAAATAGTGATATCACTGATTATTATGGCTACATCAAAGAAATAATTGAACTTAGTTTTCATGGTGATAGTGAACTCACTCTTGTGCTTTTCAACTGCCATTGGTTTGACCCTGCCCAAACAAGGTACACCCCACAGTATGGTTTAGTGGAAGTTGCCCATTCATCAACACTTGCAGTGTATGAGCCATTTGTTGTAGCTCATCAAGCCACACAAGTTTATTACATACCATACCCATGCAAATCTGTACCAGCCCTGATCGATTGGTGGGTAGTTTACAAGGTTCAGCCAACTGGAAAAATAGCAGCCCCTGTGGATAAGGACTACGACTTTCTTCCCAACAATGATAATGTCCATTATTTCcaagaagatggtctccaaggCACTTTTGTAGTTGATCTTATGGAAGGACTCCATAATGTTTCTGAAGCCACCACTAGAGATGCCGAAGGCATTGTCAATGACAAGGACTTGCAGCTTCTAAATGGATCCAATGTGCTACAACAAGATGAATCTGATAGTTCTGAGTTTGAtgaagatgaggaggagggcCCCATCATTGATGAATATTTCTAA
- the LOC4336806 gene encoding autonomous transposable element EN-1 mosaic protein, which produces MRRLSSGSRGASSSADGSASAAISSRNRTRSSSSQQPTDPVQEEEQEDDEFWFCGPTRVPPRPTREEDKPVLRPIGDMQWEVQDYGQSTRVPNGILTTLIKENFPGVVKFKGRDEPAWSPEHYLLKPDNAKANQARLPSLLHRVEEEFWGFYRWAEGTEVEARRVVHNCVKKLFVDIFYEARILAVITYHKKILKTDIDRPTACRTYLTKAEYMKAKPWWFLNAGRAWALLSDLRWCNPEWQAYSRACSERRAKMKTPAHRQGSANLHRYHKNLEKKMGTPVHVLKAYAHANRVDPDEGYCDEDSSQNMLLEAYARAFTERHGEDSNWRTEPIDGVAVHMAGGGKKHGRFFLLNGLLKTPDVLADVGRSRCSLDDPRPSRRLRPNPDDSARIEELERQLQCEREEREQERERAREEREQERERAREERERALEEMERTRKEMEQEREQARVERVREHELFQEKTSYFTCALEVLQRKLNINFLPPCTPTLTHPATSGSEVSIGNPVTTTE; this is translated from the exons ATGCGACGATTAAGCTCGGGCTCTAGAGGGGCCTCCAGTTCTGCAGATGGTTCAGCTAGTGCTGCCATCTCATCTAGGAATAGGACAAGGTCATCTTCCTCTCAGCAACCTACTGATCCTGTTCAAGAAGAGGAGCAGGAAGATGATGAGTTCTGGTTTTGTGGCCCTACAAGGGTGCCACCACGACCTACACGAGAGGAGGATAAACCTGTGCTTAGGCCAATAGGGGATAT GCAATGGGAGGTACAAGATTATGGTCAGAGTACTAGAGTCCCCAATGGTATCCTGACTACATTGATAAAAGAAAATTTCCCTGGTGTGGTGAAATTCAAGGGTAGAGATGAGCCTGCATGGTCTCCGGAACATTACTTGCTTAAACCTGATAATGCAAAAGCTAATCAAGCACGCTTGCCAAGCCTCCTCCATCGCGTTGAGGAAGAATTCTGG GGGTTCTATAGGTGGGCAGAGGGGACAGAAGTGGAGGCTAGAAGAGTTGTGCACAACTGCGTCAAGAAACTCTTTGTTGATATATTCTATGAGGCTCGTATCCTAGCTGTGATTACTTATCACAAGAAGATTCTGAAAACAGATATAGATCGGCCAACTGCTTGCAGGACTTATCTCACAAAGGCGGAGTATATGAAA GCTAAGCCATGGTGGTTCCTAAATGCTGGTCGTGCGTGGGCATTATTGTCAGATTTGAGGTGGTGCAATCCAGAATGGCAGGCTTACTCCCGTGCTTGTAGCGAACGCAGGGCAAAGATGAAAACGCCAGCCCATCGCCAAGGCAGTGCTAACCTTCATCGTTACCACAAGAATTTG GAGAAGAAAATGGGCACACCAGTGCATGTATTGAAGGCTTATGCTCATGCCAATAGGGTAGACCCAGACGAGGGCTACTGTGATGAAGATTCATCTCAGAATATGTTGCTC GAGGCCTATGCTCGCGCTTTTACTGAGAGGCACGGAGAAGACAGTAATTGGCGGACTGAACCCATTGATGGTGTGGCTGTGCACATGGCTGGTGGTGGCAAGAAACATGGACGCTTCTTCCTGCTTAATGGACTCCTTAAGACACCAGATGTTCTTGCTGATGTTGGGAGAAGCAGGTGCTCACTTGATGATCCACGGCCTAGCAGACGGCTGAGGCCAAACCCTGATGATAGTGCCCGGATTGAGGAGCTTGAGCGTCAACTTCAGTGTGAGCGTGAGGAGAGGGAGCAGGAGAGGGAGCGGGCACGCGAGGAGAGGGAGCAGGAGAGGGAGCGGGCACGTGAGGAGAGGGAGCGGGCACTTGAGGAAATGGAGCGGACACGCAAGGAGATGGAGCAGGAGAGAGAGCAGGCACGTGTGGAGCGGGTACGTGAGCACGAGTTGTTCCAGGAGAAAACAAGCTATTTTACATGTGCTTTGGAG GTACTGCAAAGAAAGCTCAACATAAACTTTCTGCCTCCTTGCACACCTACGTTGACTCATCCG GCTACATCTGGATCTGAAGTCTCTATTGGAAATCCAGTTACCACCACTGAGTGA